The following coding sequences lie in one Arthrobacter sp. PGP41 genomic window:
- the mptB gene encoding polyprenol phosphomannose-dependent alpha 1,6 mannosyltransferase MptB: MTAPVPAAGEMAPAATVAAGGAEVDNPRSPLLAGFVGSMFMLIGSLGVGWLAPVSELRRMPLFIWMRAEAVGVALSIVLLAIGGMLLVRAWLRLGQRVRVWGEQARKATLMAVVAWGLPMMFSVPLFSRDVYAYIGQGRLMVEGFNPYENGISALSNYFQLGADKMWTEAPVPYGQLFLWIEQFVVWSTNVQPEASVMLFRLVAMAGVILCVIYVPRLAELHGVNPHRALWLTAANPLFLTNFIASVHNDALMIGLALAGLYYSATHRVVRGIVLVTLSIAVKPITIVFLPFIGLLWAGKDAGWLRKFAFWGLTAGLSLGILALMSLVNGFGFGWVNGLSAPGSISIWYAPVGLIGMVVASLANAFGLDGPTLAGFVYNVGKLVAVGIVAWQIFRGDYDRLMRRLTLALAAIVLLAPIIQAWYVVWLIPLFAVTGIRNDWQVKALYFVVSFFMIYAISDQLEVFPYLQTEDLGFALALARVAAAVTGLLFGLYLVFWDPRTRRLFRKTHEVVVERPVI, translated from the coding sequence ATGACGGCGCCTGTGCCCGCGGCGGGGGAGATGGCGCCCGCCGCCACTGTCGCAGCGGGCGGCGCGGAAGTGGATAATCCCCGGTCCCCGCTGCTTGCCGGCTTCGTGGGCTCCATGTTCATGCTCATCGGATCCTTGGGCGTTGGCTGGCTGGCCCCCGTCTCGGAACTCCGCCGGATGCCGCTGTTCATTTGGATGCGTGCCGAAGCGGTTGGCGTTGCCCTCTCGATTGTCCTGCTGGCCATAGGAGGGATGCTCCTGGTCCGCGCCTGGCTCAGGCTGGGGCAGCGGGTCAGGGTGTGGGGCGAGCAGGCCCGTAAAGCTACCCTGATGGCGGTTGTGGCGTGGGGCCTGCCCATGATGTTCAGCGTGCCGCTCTTCAGCCGTGACGTCTACGCCTACATCGGGCAGGGACGGCTGATGGTTGAAGGATTCAACCCCTACGAGAACGGCATCTCGGCCCTGTCCAACTACTTCCAGCTGGGCGCGGACAAAATGTGGACGGAAGCCCCCGTTCCCTACGGCCAGCTGTTCCTGTGGATTGAACAGTTCGTTGTGTGGTCCACGAATGTCCAGCCAGAGGCAAGCGTGATGCTGTTCCGGCTGGTGGCCATGGCCGGAGTCATCCTCTGCGTGATCTATGTTCCGCGGCTCGCCGAGCTGCACGGCGTCAATCCGCACCGGGCCCTGTGGCTCACCGCGGCGAACCCGCTGTTCCTGACGAACTTCATCGCCAGCGTCCACAATGACGCACTGATGATCGGCCTGGCGCTGGCCGGACTGTACTACTCCGCGACGCACCGGGTGGTCCGCGGCATTGTGCTGGTAACACTTTCCATTGCGGTGAAGCCCATCACCATCGTCTTCCTGCCCTTCATCGGGCTCCTCTGGGCGGGCAAGGACGCAGGCTGGCTCCGCAAGTTCGCGTTCTGGGGCCTGACTGCTGGATTGAGCCTCGGAATCCTGGCCTTGATGAGCCTGGTGAATGGTTTCGGCTTCGGCTGGGTCAATGGGCTCTCTGCCCCCGGAAGCATCTCCATCTGGTATGCGCCCGTGGGGCTCATCGGAATGGTGGTTGCCTCCTTGGCCAATGCGTTTGGACTCGACGGGCCCACCTTGGCCGGCTTTGTGTATAACGTGGGCAAGCTTGTTGCCGTGGGTATTGTCGCCTGGCAGATCTTCCGCGGGGACTATGACCGTCTGATGCGCCGCCTCACACTCGCTCTTGCTGCGATTGTCCTCCTGGCTCCGATCATCCAAGCCTGGTACGTCGTATGGCTGATACCGCTCTTTGCCGTCACCGGGATCAGGAATGACTGGCAGGTCAAGGCGCTCTACTTCGTTGTCTCTTTCTTCATGATCTATGCCATTTCGGACCAGCTGGAAGTCTTCCCGTACCTCCAGACCGAGGACCTCGGCTTTGCACTGGCGCTGGCCCGGGTGGCCGCGGCGGTGACCGGCCTGCTCTTTGGCCTGTACCTGGTTTTCTGGGACCCCCGCACCCGCCGGCTGTTCCGCAAGACGCACGAGGTCGTCGTCGAACGCCCCGTCATCTAG
- the orn gene encoding oligoribonuclease, whose amino-acid sequence MPISNERIVWIDCEMTGLDIKNDALIEVAALVTDSELNILGDGVDVVIKPDDAAVAQMNDFVRDMHTKSGLLKELPHGKTMAEAEAAVMEYISKWVPDPRKAPLGGNSVGTDRVFLSRDMPAVVEHLHYRVIDVSTIKELSRRWFARAYFQSPAKKGGHRALGDIKDSIDELRYYREAVFVPAPGPDSATALQIARRITSAGNAGQQGG is encoded by the coding sequence GTGCCTATATCTAACGAACGCATCGTCTGGATCGACTGCGAAATGACCGGCCTGGACATTAAGAACGACGCCCTGATCGAGGTGGCCGCCCTGGTCACCGACTCCGAGCTGAACATCCTCGGCGACGGCGTCGACGTGGTCATTAAGCCGGATGATGCAGCGGTGGCCCAGATGAACGATTTCGTCCGCGACATGCACACCAAATCGGGACTCCTGAAGGAACTGCCGCACGGCAAGACGATGGCCGAGGCGGAAGCCGCCGTCATGGAATACATCTCAAAATGGGTGCCGGACCCCCGCAAGGCGCCGCTGGGCGGCAATTCCGTGGGGACCGACCGTGTGTTCCTGTCCCGGGACATGCCCGCAGTGGTTGAACACCTGCACTACCGGGTGATCGACGTCAGCACCATCAAGGAACTCTCGCGCCGCTGGTTCGCGAGGGCATACTTCCAGTCGCCGGCCAAAAAGGGCGGACACCGTGCGCTGGGGGACATCAAGGACTCCATCGACGAGCTCCGTTATTACCGGGAGGCCGTTTTCGTGCCTGCACCGGGACCGGACAGTGCCACCGCCCTTCAGATTGCCCGCCGCATCACATCCGCCGGGAATGCGGGGCAGCAGGGAGGGTAA
- the def gene encoding peptide deformylase — protein sequence MTVLPITIWGEPVLHRRASEVEVFDDELRTLIADMFETNDAANGVGLAAPQIGVGKRIFVYKYANDDGAPPTGVLVNPVLTLSKVSGAVPDPDEEEEGCLSFPGGQYPLKRAEWARVEGFDGFGQPVRFEATGWFARVIQHEYDHLDGKLYVNRLIDRYARKAMRQAKKSGWGVPGLTWMPGVDPDPFGH from the coding sequence ATGACCGTTCTGCCAATCACCATCTGGGGAGAACCCGTACTGCACCGCCGGGCTTCCGAAGTGGAAGTGTTCGACGACGAGCTGCGGACGTTGATAGCGGACATGTTTGAAACGAATGACGCCGCCAACGGCGTGGGCCTCGCGGCGCCGCAGATAGGCGTGGGCAAGAGGATCTTTGTCTACAAGTACGCCAACGACGACGGCGCTCCGCCTACCGGCGTGCTGGTCAACCCGGTACTGACCCTGTCAAAGGTTTCCGGCGCGGTACCGGACCCGGACGAGGAAGAAGAGGGCTGCCTGTCCTTCCCCGGCGGGCAGTATCCCCTGAAGCGCGCCGAGTGGGCGCGTGTTGAAGGGTTTGACGGCTTTGGACAGCCGGTCAGGTTCGAAGCCACCGGCTGGTTTGCCAGGGTCATCCAGCACGAATATGACCACTTGGACGGAAAACTGTACGTCAACCGGCTGATTGACCGCTATGCACGCAAAGCCATGAGGCAGGCCAAGAAGAGCGGCTGGGGCGTTCCCGGACTGACCTGGATGCCGGGCGTCGACCCGGATCCGTTCGGACACTAG
- a CDS encoding HNH endonuclease family protein, producing the protein MTVSWSAYRRARRRSRQAWGVLAAAAVVALAALSWFFTAGQFALTEPAASGPTEAPVFDPDWMKPVVPVHPVPSGTAITALERLSVKGRAAKDNYDREAFGQAWLDVDRNGCDTRNDMLRRDLTAVVFVEGSRCRVAAGSFREPYTGQPVDFRRGSESSRAVQIDHVVALGDAWQKGAQGLTAKQRQSLANDPLNLIAADGPANEQKGAGDAATWLPRNKSFRCHYVARQISVKAAYGLWVTEAEKDAMKRVLGSCPDQPTIAAK; encoded by the coding sequence ATGACTGTGAGCTGGTCCGCCTACCGCCGTGCCCGCCGTCGCTCACGGCAGGCCTGGGGCGTCCTGGCAGCGGCTGCCGTCGTTGCACTGGCGGCACTGTCCTGGTTCTTTACTGCCGGCCAGTTTGCGTTGACGGAGCCCGCCGCTTCCGGCCCCACCGAAGCTCCGGTGTTCGACCCCGACTGGATGAAGCCTGTTGTGCCGGTGCATCCCGTGCCCTCCGGTACTGCCATCACCGCGCTGGAACGGCTTTCCGTCAAGGGCCGGGCCGCGAAGGACAACTATGACCGCGAAGCGTTCGGCCAGGCGTGGCTTGACGTGGACCGGAACGGGTGCGACACCCGCAACGACATGCTCAGGCGTGACCTTACCGCAGTGGTGTTCGTGGAAGGCTCCAGGTGCCGGGTGGCAGCGGGCTCCTTCCGCGAGCCCTATACCGGGCAGCCCGTGGACTTCCGGCGGGGCTCCGAAAGCAGCCGGGCAGTCCAAATAGACCACGTCGTGGCCTTGGGTGACGCTTGGCAGAAGGGTGCCCAGGGACTGACAGCCAAGCAGCGCCAGAGCCTGGCCAACGATCCGCTGAACCTCATCGCGGCTGACGGCCCGGCAAACGAGCAGAAGGGTGCCGGCGATGCCGCAACCTGGCTTCCCAGGAACAAGTCCTTCCGCTGCCACTACGTGGCCCGCCAAATATCGGTCAAGGCAGCCTACGGACTATGGGTCACCGAGGCGGAAAAGGACGCCATGAAGCGCGTGCTGGGGTCCTGCCCGGACCAGCCCACCATTGCGGCGAAATGA
- a CDS encoding glyceraldehyde-3-phosphate dehydrogenase — protein MSQTSDSCLDTWMGREALAEAMIPVIGRLYRENNVVTSIHGRSLINKSTMNILKAHRFARRMSKDELLLEETAPLLNTLAGLELGAAAIDIARLNQKFKEEGSGATLEEFLRAELADVVGKRGGDDRTSTDVVLYGFGRIGRLLARLLIEKAGGGHGLRLRAIVVRKGADNDLSKRASLLRRDSVHGSFEGTIRIDEEANTITANGVQVQVIYSDNPATIDYTAFGINNALVVDNTGRWRDREGLSQHLQSKGVARVLLTAPGKGDLKNIVHGINHGTIEDTDQIVSAASCTTNAITPVLKAINDKFGVVHGHVETVHSFTNDQNLIDNFHKGDRRGRSAALNMVITETGAAKAVAKALPELLGKLTGSSIRVPTPDVSLAILNLSLENGTTKDEINNYLREMSLHSDMRKQIDYIDSPEVVSTDFVGSRRAGIVDGLATVSTDKNVVLYVWYDNEFGYSCQVVRVMEEMAGVNPPSFPAKESAAALAAIAV, from the coding sequence GTGAGCCAGACGTCAGATTCTTGTCTTGATACGTGGATGGGCCGGGAGGCCCTCGCCGAGGCCATGATTCCGGTGATCGGCCGGCTGTACCGCGAAAACAACGTGGTCACCAGCATCCATGGCCGGAGTTTGATCAACAAGTCCACCATGAACATCCTCAAGGCGCACCGTTTTGCGCGCCGGATGAGCAAGGACGAGCTGCTCCTGGAGGAGACCGCGCCGCTGCTGAACACCCTTGCCGGACTGGAGCTCGGTGCTGCTGCGATCGACATCGCCCGGCTGAACCAGAAGTTCAAGGAGGAGGGCAGCGGCGCCACGCTGGAAGAATTCCTCCGCGCGGAACTTGCCGACGTTGTGGGCAAGCGTGGCGGCGATGACCGCACCAGCACCGACGTGGTGCTCTACGGCTTTGGCCGGATCGGCCGGCTCCTTGCCCGCCTCCTCATCGAAAAGGCCGGTGGCGGCCACGGCCTCCGCCTGCGCGCCATCGTGGTCCGCAAGGGCGCCGACAACGATCTTTCGAAGCGCGCCAGCCTCCTGCGCCGCGACTCCGTCCACGGGTCCTTCGAAGGGACCATCAGGATCGACGAGGAAGCCAACACCATCACGGCCAACGGCGTGCAGGTCCAGGTCATCTACTCGGACAACCCCGCCACCATCGACTACACCGCCTTCGGCATCAACAATGCCCTCGTGGTGGACAACACCGGCCGCTGGCGTGACCGGGAAGGACTGTCCCAGCACCTGCAGAGCAAGGGCGTGGCACGGGTTCTCCTGACAGCCCCGGGCAAGGGCGACCTGAAGAACATCGTCCACGGCATCAACCACGGCACCATCGAGGACACTGACCAGATCGTGTCCGCCGCGTCCTGCACCACCAACGCCATCACGCCGGTCCTGAAGGCCATCAACGACAAGTTCGGCGTCGTGCACGGCCATGTGGAGACCGTGCACTCCTTCACCAACGACCAGAACCTGATCGACAACTTCCACAAGGGTGACCGACGCGGCCGCTCGGCGGCCCTGAACATGGTGATCACGGAGACCGGTGCCGCGAAGGCCGTGGCCAAGGCCCTTCCCGAACTCCTGGGCAAGCTGACGGGCAGCTCCATCCGGGTCCCCACCCCGGATGTTTCCCTCGCCATCCTGAACCTGAGCCTGGAAAACGGGACCACCAAGGACGAGATCAACAACTACCTCCGCGAGATGTCCCTGCACTCGGACATGCGCAAGCAGATCGACTACATCGACTCACCCGAAGTTGTCTCCACTGACTTCGTCGGTTCCCGCCGCGCAGGCATCGTGGACGGCCTGGCCACTGTGTCCACGGATAAAAACGTTGTCCTCTACGTCTGGTATGACAACGAGTTCGGCTACAGCTGCCAGGTGGTCCGTGTGATGGAGGAAATGGCAGGGGTAAACCCGCCATCCTTCCCCGCAAAGGAATCGGCGGCGGCCCTCGCAGCGATCGCTGTTTAG
- a CDS encoding TspO/MBR family protein — MPANTDPPSGYGAAQPRGSARGRQAVALAGFLALSAAAWALASVPIILNSGGWFAGSVKAPWMPPGWMFRSMWTLLYVGVAVAAWLVWRKGELRGGALAGYLLQLVLNAAWPLAFFGLFPVFGAAALWAAFLVIAGLAASLAYLVVRFGPVSPAAGLLLLPYFSWVVFSASLNLYSAIHN; from the coding sequence GTGCCTGCAAATACTGACCCGCCCTCCGGATATGGAGCCGCCCAACCGCGAGGTTCCGCCCGTGGACGTCAGGCCGTTGCCCTGGCCGGGTTCCTTGCGCTCTCCGCTGCCGCCTGGGCCCTGGCCTCGGTCCCCATTATCCTGAATTCCGGCGGCTGGTTCGCGGGGTCGGTCAAGGCTCCCTGGATGCCGCCGGGGTGGATGTTCAGGAGCATGTGGACGCTGCTCTACGTCGGGGTTGCGGTTGCCGCCTGGCTCGTCTGGCGCAAAGGCGAGCTGAGGGGAGGCGCCCTGGCCGGGTACCTTCTCCAGCTGGTGCTCAACGCCGCGTGGCCGCTGGCCTTCTTCGGGCTTTTCCCGGTGTTTGGAGCAGCCGCACTCTGGGCTGCTTTCCTGGTGATTGCCGGACTGGCGGCCTCACTTGCCTACCTCGTCGTGCGGTTCGGTCCGGTGAGCCCGGCTGCCGGCCTCCTGCTGCTGCCCTATTTTTCGTGGGTGGTATTCTCGGCCAGCCTCAATCTCTATTCGGCCATCCACAACTGA